A window of the Chrysemys picta bellii isolate R12L10 chromosome 24, ASM1138683v2, whole genome shotgun sequence genome harbors these coding sequences:
- the LOC101945842 gene encoding keratin, type I cytoskeletal 19, whose product MSTYSSKQITSSGLGNISGSSLSRAVGSFRAPSIHGGSGGRGISVSTARFVSSGVGGGLGGGYGGGLYGGFGGGFGGGDGLLSGNEKSTMQNLNDRLASYLDKVRALEEANSELEVKIRDWYQKQGPGPAHDYSLYYKTIEDLRDKILAATIDNSKIVLQIDNARLAADDFKTKYETEQALRMSVEADISGLRRVMDELTLARTDLEMQIESLKEELAYLKKNHEEEMKALGGQTGGQVSVEVDSAPGIDLTKILADMRDQYEVMAEKNRKDAETWFNSKTEELNQEVAINTEQLQTSKTEITDLRRTLQGLEIELQSQLSMKAALEGTLADTENRYGAQLAQIQHLIGNVEAQLTDLRADMERQNSDYKQLMDIKTRLEQEIATYRQLLEGQDS is encoded by the exons ATGTCCACTTACAGCTCGAAGCAAATAACTTCTTCTGGGTTAGGTAATATTAGTGGTTCCTCACTCAGTCGGGCTGTTGGTTCCTTCAGGGCTCCAAGTATCCATGGAGGATCTGGTGGCAGGGGTATTTCTGTCTCTACTGCTCGGTTTGTCTCTTCTGGGGTAGGAGGTGGCCTTGGTGGTGGATATGGTGGTGGTTTGTACGGTGGCTTTGGTGGTGgctttggtggtggtgatggccTCCTTTCTGGAAATGAAAAGTCAACTATGCAGAACCTGAATGACCGCCTGGCGTCCTACCTGGACAAAGTACGTGCTCTGGAGGAGGCAAATTCTGAGCTAGAAGTTAAAATCCGAGACTGGTACCAGAAACAAGGACCAGGGCCAGCCCATGACTACAGCCTATATTACAAGACTATTGAAGATCTTCGAGACAAG ATTCTTGCTGCCACCATTGACAACTCCAAGATTGTTCTGCAGATTGATAATGCCAGGCTGGCTGCTGATGACTTCAAAACCAA gtATGAAACAGAGCAGGCACTGCGTATGAGTGTTGAGGCTGACATCAGTGGCCTGCGAAGAGTCATGGATGAGCTGACCCTGGCCAGAACTGACCTGGAGATGCAGATCGAAAGCCTGAAGGAGGAGCTGGCTTACCTCAAGAAGAACCATGAGGAG GAAATGAAAGCCCTGGGTGGGCAAACAGGTGGCCAAGTCAGTGTTGAGGTTGACTCTGCTCCAGGTATTGATCTGACCAAGATCCTGGCTGACATGAGAGACCAGTATGAAGTCATGGCTGAGAAAAACAGGAAGGATGCTGAAACCTGGTTCAACAGtaag ACTGAAGAGCTGAACCAAGAAGTAGCCATCAATACTGAACAGCTGCAGACCAGCAAGACTGAAATCACAGATCTGAGACGCACCCTTCAAGGCCTGGAGATAGAGCTTCAGTCCCAGCTTAGCATG AAAGCTGCCTTGGAAGGCACCTTGGCAGACACTGAGAATCGCTATGGTGCCCAGCTGGCACAGATCCAGCACCTGATTGGAAACGTGGAGGCACAGCTGACTGACCTTCGAGCTGATATGGAGCGGCAGAATAGTGACTACAAGCAACTCATGGACATCAAGACCCGTCTGGAGCAGGAGATTGCCACTTACCGCCAGCTGCTGGAAGGCCAAGACTCCTA G